One window of Plasmodium cynomolgi strain B DNA, scaffold: 0105, whole genome shotgun sequence genomic DNA carries:
- a CDS encoding hypothetical protein (putative), with protein YNVVRSFTEYKNELFCNKPYEHGTAKSYVDDCNEFESSDLESSTCKSVSACNAVYNFLSHLHRTNDPSYAENGFKYMYYWLYVDVLDSKLNHFNTITLYKDLIDKYEDLNDTPIFKKCINQLNEKNSDNLIKVFTLYNNFNKVKEDYTFDKDKCDSAKKCATTYKDYIDECHKSYDKDFCDELENFRVKFNNHLTSIKNCGDLKELPSFQESSLATTTLLPVYVMSAISFFSFIAYKVRKFSVKSDNNDLQFLAYL; from the coding sequence taTAATGTTGTAAGATCATTTACAgagtacaaaaatgaattgtTTTGCAATAAGCCTTATGAGCATGGAACAGCGAAATCTTATGTTGATGATTGTAATGAATTTGAAAGCTCAGATTTAGAATCGTCTACATGTAAATCTGTTTCTGCATGCAATGcagtttataattttttaagtcatTTACATCGAACAAATGATCCTTCTTATGCTGAAAATGGATtcaaatatatgtactattggttatatgttGATGTACTTGATAGTAAGCTAAATCATTTCAATACGATTACATTATATAAGGATCTGATTGATAAATATGAAGATCTTAATGATACTcccatatttaaaaaatgtataaatcaattaaacgaaaaaaattccgataatcttataaaagtttttactttatataataattttaataaagttAAAGAAGATTATACATTTGATAAAGACAAATGTGACTCTGCTAAAAAATGCGCTACTACATATAAAGATTACATAGATGAATGTCATAAAAGTTATGACAAAGATTTTTGTGATGAATTAGAAAACTTTCGagtaaaatttaataatcaTCTTAcatcaataaaaaattgcggtGACTTAAAAGAATTACCATCCTTCCAAGAGTCTTCACTAGCTACAACCACTTTACTCCCAGTTTATGTAATGTCGgcaatatcttttttttcatttattgcGTATAAGGTGAGAAAATTTTCTGTAAAAAGTGATAACAAtgatttacaatttttggcATAcctataa